Proteins from a genomic interval of Capsicum annuum cultivar UCD-10X-F1 chromosome 4, UCD10Xv1.1, whole genome shotgun sequence:
- the LOC107852235 gene encoding general transcription factor IIF subunit 2-like isoform X2, which produces MNSHLETRNADRRVWLMKCPSVVSRFFKQHQQSSSAADNDFSFISPGPVAKVTVVVDPLLANDATQFTMDLTGTSSKNMPTHYSMDMSTDFIPMSIFSESTQGRLSVEGKIYHKFDMKPHHESIENYGKLCRERTNKYMTKNRQIQVIDNDNAKHMRPMPGYFTTKASGSADKKKVSSKGLEMKRTRRDRDEMEEILFKLFERQSNWTLKQLIHETDQPEQFMKDMLKLLCIYNNKGVHQGTYELKPEYKRSEDKDDS; this is translated from the coding sequence ATGAACAGCCATTTGGAGACAAGAAACGCAGACCGACGTGTGTGGTTAATGAAATGTCCTAGCGTTGTGTCTCGATTCTTCAAACAGCATCAACAGTCTTCTTCTGCTGCTGACAAtgacttctcttttatttctcctgGACCTGTTGCCAAAGTGACCGTCGTCGTTGATCCTCTCCTTGCTAATGATGCCACTCAGTTTACCATGGACTTGACTGGAACTTCATCTAAAAATATGCCCACTCACTACTCCATGGATATGTCTACAGATTTTATTCCAATGTCTATATTTTCTGAGTCAACCCAAGGAAGACTTTCTGTGGAAGGAAAGATATATCACAAATTTGATATGAAGCCACATCATGAAAGCATTGAGAACTATGGAAAACTTTGTCGTGAAAGGACCAATAAGTACATGACAAAAAATAGACAAATTCAGGTTATTGATAATGATAATGCCAAACATATGAGGCCTATGCCGGGATATTTTACAACTAAAGCTTCTGGATCTGCAGATAAGAAGAAGGTGTCAAGTAAGGGATTAGAAATGAAAAGAACAAGGAGGGACCGTGATGAAATGGAAGAAATCCTGTTCAAACTCTTTGAGAGGCAATCAAATTGGACACTAAAACAGCTGATCCATGAGACTGACCAACCTGAGCAATTTATGAAAGATATGCTCAAACTTCTCTGCATCTACAATAATAAAGGTGTTCATCAAGGCACATACGAGTTGAAGCCAGAGTACAAGAGATCAGAAGACAAGGATGATTCTTGA
- the LOC107852235 gene encoding general transcription factor IIF subunit 2-like isoform X1: MAEKINEKTNVQSVSMNSHLETRNADRRVWLMKCPSVVSRFFKQHQQSSSAADNDFSFISPGPVAKVTVVVDPLLANDATQFTMDLTGTSSKNMPTHYSMDMSTDFIPMSIFSESTQGRLSVEGKIYHKFDMKPHHESIENYGKLCRERTNKYMTKNRQIQVIDNDNAKHMRPMPGYFTTKASGSADKKKVSSKGLEMKRTRRDRDEMEEILFKLFERQSNWTLKQLIHETDQPEQFMKDMLKLLCIYNNKGVHQGTYELKPEYKRSEDKDDS, translated from the coding sequence ATGGCGGAGAAAATTAACGAAAAGACCAACGTGCAGAGTGTTTCGATGAACAGCCATTTGGAGACAAGAAACGCAGACCGACGTGTGTGGTTAATGAAATGTCCTAGCGTTGTGTCTCGATTCTTCAAACAGCATCAACAGTCTTCTTCTGCTGCTGACAAtgacttctcttttatttctcctgGACCTGTTGCCAAAGTGACCGTCGTCGTTGATCCTCTCCTTGCTAATGATGCCACTCAGTTTACCATGGACTTGACTGGAACTTCATCTAAAAATATGCCCACTCACTACTCCATGGATATGTCTACAGATTTTATTCCAATGTCTATATTTTCTGAGTCAACCCAAGGAAGACTTTCTGTGGAAGGAAAGATATATCACAAATTTGATATGAAGCCACATCATGAAAGCATTGAGAACTATGGAAAACTTTGTCGTGAAAGGACCAATAAGTACATGACAAAAAATAGACAAATTCAGGTTATTGATAATGATAATGCCAAACATATGAGGCCTATGCCGGGATATTTTACAACTAAAGCTTCTGGATCTGCAGATAAGAAGAAGGTGTCAAGTAAGGGATTAGAAATGAAAAGAACAAGGAGGGACCGTGATGAAATGGAAGAAATCCTGTTCAAACTCTTTGAGAGGCAATCAAATTGGACACTAAAACAGCTGATCCATGAGACTGACCAACCTGAGCAATTTATGAAAGATATGCTCAAACTTCTCTGCATCTACAATAATAAAGGTGTTCATCAAGGCACATACGAGTTGAAGCCAGAGTACAAGAGATCAGAAGACAAGGATGATTCTTGA